A part of Thalassophryne amazonica chromosome 3, fThaAma1.1, whole genome shotgun sequence genomic DNA contains:
- the ip6k1 gene encoding inositol hexakisphosphate kinase 1 isoform X2, producing MCLPHPNMESKLQGPGPGGGTSLRPRAGGVPLEPFIHQVGGHSSMMRYDDHTVCKPLISREQRFYESLPPDMKEFTPEYKGVVLVCFEGDSDGYINLVAYPYVESSTEGGGGDHDERDASEREQPRRKHSRRSLHRSSSSLEHKEERADRRDSHDADASDNSLAELKSPRLDPKLHSDVPFQMLDWNSGLSAEKISHNPWSLRCHKQQLSRMRSESKDRKLFKFLLLENVVHHFSYPCILDLKMGTRQHGDDASEEKAARQMKKCEQTTSAKLGVRVCGMQVYQLSTGHYLCRNKYYGRSLSAEGFRQALYQYMHNGKCLRRDLFELILNKLCSLKAVLERHASYRFYSSSLLVIYEGKEPEGPVFLNTGQTVSWQKSPAESRSGPDAQPQQPLCGRDFSQNQEPGSLSSPRPGFKASHPPPALTDCRPLLPPSPQPHAESQHPPTLLSVGSCPPAPSLPPQQPSLVDVRMIDFAHSTFKGFRGDTAVHDGPDQGYVFGLESLIRILESLRDDNLP from the exons GTGGGCGGTCACAGCAGTATGATGCGTTACGATGACCACACTGTGTGCAAGCCTCTGATCAGCAGAGAGCAGCGTTTTTACGAGTCGCTGCCTCCTGATATGAAGGAGTTCACTCCAGAGTACAAAG GTGTGGTGCTCGTTTGCTTTGAAGGCGACTCTGATGGCTACATCAACTTGGTGGCCTACCCATACGTTGAGAGCAGCACGGAGGGAGGCGGCGGCGATCACGACGAGCGCGACGCCTCTGAGAGAGAACAGCCGAGGAGGAAGCACTCCCGCCGCAGCCTTCATCGCTCCTCCTCCTCCCTGGAGCACAAGGAGGAGCGAGCTGACAGGAGGGACTCCCATGATGCAGACGCTTCTGATAA CAGTCTGGCAGAGCTGAAGAGTCCTCGGCTCGACCCCAAGCTCCATTCAGATGTTCCCTTCCAGATGCTGGACTGGAACAGTGGTTTGAGTGCGGAGAAGATCAGCCACAACCCTTGGAGTCTGCGCTGCCACAAACAGCAGCTGAGCCGCATGAGATCCGAATCCAAAGACCGCAAACTCTTCA AGTTCCTGCTGCTGGAGAACGTGGTTCACCACTTCTCGTACCCCTGCATCCTGGACCTGAAGATGGGCACCAGGCAGCATGGAGACGATGCTTCAGAGGAGAAGGCGGCCAGGCAGATGAAGAAGTGTGAGCAGACCACTTCTGCCAAGCTGGGGGTCAGAGTGTGCGGCATGCAG GTGTACCAGCTGAGCACTGGCCACTACCTCTGCAGGAACAAGTACTACGGACGCAGCCTGTCTGCCGAAGGCTTCCGCCAGGCCCTGTACCAGTACATGCACAATGGGAAGTGCCTGAGGCGGGACCTCTTTGAGCTCATCCTGAATAAGCTCTGCAGCCTGAAGGCGGTGCTGGAGCGCCACGCCTCCTATCGCTTCTACTCCTCATCGCTGCTCGTCATCTACGAGGGAAAG GAACCAGAGGGTCCAGTCTTCCTGAACACGGGGCAGACTGTGTCTTGGCAGAAGAGTCCTGCAGAGTCGCGGTCCGGCCCCGATGCCCAGCCGCAACAGCCCCTGTGTGGGAGAGACTTCAGCCAGAACCAGGAGCCAGGATCACTGTCCTCGCCCAGACCTGGATTCAAGGCTTCTCATCCTCCCCCCGCCCTGACAGACTGCAGGCCCCTCCTCCCCCCATCACCTCAGCCCCACGCAGAGTCCCAGCACCCGCCCACATTACTCTCTGTCGGCTCCTGTCCCCCCGCCCCCTCTCTGCCTCCGCAGCAGCCCTCCCTGGTGGATGTTCGTATGATCGACTTCGCCCACTCGACCTTCAAGGGTTTCCGCGGAGACACTGCAGTGCACGACGGGCCCGACCAGGGCTACGTGTTTGGACTGGAGAGCTTGATCAGGATCCTGGAGAGCCTGCGTGATGACAATCTGCCGTAG